One segment of Vulpes lagopus strain Blue_001 chromosome 8, ASM1834538v1, whole genome shotgun sequence DNA contains the following:
- the FAM131C gene encoding protein FAM131C isoform X1, protein MGSCVSRDLFTSAHKDCPMPQGTDPLNPDLPSGHHPTIAPDHVTGKDKQMDFCWDPWQRCFQTTNGYLSDSRSCSSNYNVAALATSSLVGVVQSIKDHITKPTAMARGRVAHLIEWKGWRAQRSGWELSPADDEHYCCLPDELREARFAAGVAEQFAITEATLSAWSSLDDEELHPENSPQDIVQLQDLESVYLQDSLLSGPSQDDSLLAFSSPGLSPDGWPSPDEPPITPAVGAQPPSPEPQQGQQLPRGPGPEGGARLQGSLPSVDSISLSEEEDEVFYN, encoded by the exons ATCTGTTCACAAGTGCCCACAAGGACTGTCCCATGCCCCAGGGCACGGACCCCCTGAACCCGGACTTGCCCTCCGGGCACCACCCTACTATTGCTCCAGACCATGTCACTGGCAAG GACAAACAGATGGATTTCTGTTGGGATCCTTGGCAG AGGTGCTTCCAGACCACCAACGGCTACCTGTCCGACTCCAGGTCCTGCTCCAGCAACTACAACGTGGCGGCTCTGGCCACCTCGTCCCTTGTGG GGGTGGTGCAGAGCATCAAGGACCACATCACAAAGCCCACGGCCATGGCGCGTGGCCGCGTGGCCCACCTCATCGAGTGGAAGGGCTGGCGTGCCCAGCGGTCAGGCTGGGAGCTGTCCCCCGCCGACGACGAGCATTACTGCTGCCTGCCGGATGAGCTGCGCGAGGCCCGTTTTGCCGCAG gggTTGCTGAGCAGTTTGCTATCACAGAAGCCACGCTGAGCGCCTGGTCCTCGCTGGACGACGAGGAGCTGCACCCCGAGAACAGCCCTCAGGACATCGTCCAGCTCCAGG ACCTGGAGAGCGTCTACCTTCAGGACAGTCTTCTGAGCGGCCCGTCGCAGGATGACAGTCTTCTGGCCTTCTCTTCCCCTGGCCTCTCCCCCGATGGCTGGCCCTCACCCGACGAGCCCCCCATCACACCAGCTGTGGGcgcccagccccccagccccgaaCCGCAGCAAGGGCAGCAGCTGCCTCGAGGCCCGGGGCCTGAGGGTGGCGCCCGTctgcagggctccctcccctcggTGGACAGCATCTCCCTCTCCGAGGAGGAGGACGAGGTGTTCTATAACTGA
- the FAM131C gene encoding protein FAM131C isoform X2, whose protein sequence is MPQGTDPLNPDLPSGHHPTIAPDHVTGKDKQMDFCWDPWQRCFQTTNGYLSDSRSCSSNYNVAALATSSLVGVVQSIKDHITKPTAMARGRVAHLIEWKGWRAQRSGWELSPADDEHYCCLPDELREARFAAGVAEQFAITEATLSAWSSLDDEELHPENSPQDIVQLQDLESVYLQDSLLSGPSQDDSLLAFSSPGLSPDGWPSPDEPPITPAVGAQPPSPEPQQGQQLPRGPGPEGGARLQGSLPSVDSISLSEEEDEVFYN, encoded by the exons ATGCCCCAGGGCACGGACCCCCTGAACCCGGACTTGCCCTCCGGGCACCACCCTACTATTGCTCCAGACCATGTCACTGGCAAG GACAAACAGATGGATTTCTGTTGGGATCCTTGGCAG AGGTGCTTCCAGACCACCAACGGCTACCTGTCCGACTCCAGGTCCTGCTCCAGCAACTACAACGTGGCGGCTCTGGCCACCTCGTCCCTTGTGG GGGTGGTGCAGAGCATCAAGGACCACATCACAAAGCCCACGGCCATGGCGCGTGGCCGCGTGGCCCACCTCATCGAGTGGAAGGGCTGGCGTGCCCAGCGGTCAGGCTGGGAGCTGTCCCCCGCCGACGACGAGCATTACTGCTGCCTGCCGGATGAGCTGCGCGAGGCCCGTTTTGCCGCAG gggTTGCTGAGCAGTTTGCTATCACAGAAGCCACGCTGAGCGCCTGGTCCTCGCTGGACGACGAGGAGCTGCACCCCGAGAACAGCCCTCAGGACATCGTCCAGCTCCAGG ACCTGGAGAGCGTCTACCTTCAGGACAGTCTTCTGAGCGGCCCGTCGCAGGATGACAGTCTTCTGGCCTTCTCTTCCCCTGGCCTCTCCCCCGATGGCTGGCCCTCACCCGACGAGCCCCCCATCACACCAGCTGTGGGcgcccagccccccagccccgaaCCGCAGCAAGGGCAGCAGCTGCCTCGAGGCCCGGGGCCTGAGGGTGGCGCCCGTctgcagggctccctcccctcggTGGACAGCATCTCCCTCTCCGAGGAGGAGGACGAGGTGTTCTATAACTGA
- the CLCNKA gene encoding chloride channel protein ClC-Ka, producing MEELVGLREGSSGSPVSLRELWGPCPRVRRSIRGGLEWLKQKLFRVGEDWYFLMTLGVLMALISYTMNFAIGRVVRAHKWLYREIGDSHLLRYLSWTVYPVALVSFSSGFSQSITPFSGGSGIPELKTILSGVVLEDYLDIKNFGAKVAGLTCTLATGSTIFLGKVGPFVHLSVMIAAYLGRVHIKTIGESENKSKQNEMLVAAAAVGVATVFAAPFSGVLFSIEVMSSHFSVWDYWRGFFAATCGAFMFRLLAVFNSEQETITSLYKTNFRVDVPFDLPEIFFFVALGAICGILSCAYLFCQRTFLGFVKTNRVTSKLLATSKPLYSALAALVLASITYPPGVGRFLASRLSMREHLDSLFDNHSWALMTRNSSPPWPQELDPQNLWFEWYHPRFTIFGTLAFFLVMKFWMLILATTIPMPAGYFMPIFIFGAAIGRLIGEALALAFPEGIVAGGVTNPIMPGGYALAGAAAFSGAVTHTISTALLAFELTGQIVHALPVLMAVLAANAIAQSCQPSFYDGTIIVKKLPYLPWIRGRKISSHRVIVEHFMNRTITTLAKDTPLEEVARIVTSTDMAKFFLVESTESQILVGTVGRAHLVQALQAESPSWASGHQRCLQDILAGGCPLEPVTLQLTPETSLHQAHNLFELLNLQSLPVTSLGRAVGSVSWVELKKAISNLTNPPAPK from the exons GTGGCCTGGAGTGGCTGAAGCAGAAGCTGTTCCGAGTTGGGGAGGACTGGTACTTCCTGATGACCCTCGGGGTGCTCATGGCTCTGATCAGCTACACCATGAACTTCGCTATCGGGCGTGTGGTCCGAG CACACAAGTGGCTATACCGGGAGATTGGGGACAGCCACCTGCTCCGGTATCTCTCCTGGACCGTGTACCCTGTGGCCCTGGTCTCCTTCTCCTCCGGCTTCTCCCAGAGCATCACACCCTTCTCCGGAG GTTCCGGAATCCCAGAGCTGAAGACTATCCTGTCAGGCGTGGTGTTGGAGGACTACCTGGATATCAAGAATTTCGGGGCCAAGGTGGCGGGCCTCACCTGCACCCTGGCCACGGGCAGCACCATCTTCCTGGGCAAAGTG GGCCCCTTCGTGCACCTGTCTGTGATGATCGCTGCCTACCTGGGCCGTGTGCACATCAAGACGATTGGGGAGTCTGAG AACAAGAGTAAGCAGAACGAGATGCTGGTGGCAGCGGCAGCGGTGGGCGTGGCCACGGTGTTTGCAGCACCCTTCAGTG GCGTCCTGTTCAGCATTGAGGTCATGTCTTCCCACTTCTCCGTCTGGGATTACTGGAGGGGCTTCTTCGCTGCCACCTGCGGGGCCTTCATGTTCCGCCTCCTGGCCGTCTTCAACAGTGAGCAGG AGACCATCACCTCCCTCTACAAGACCAATTTCAGGGTGGATGTCCCCTTTGACCTGCCAGAGATCTTCTTTTTTGTGGCATTGGG GGCCATCTGTGGTATCCTGAGCTGCGCTTACCTCTTCTGTCAGAGAACATTCCTTGGTTTTGTCAAGACCAACCGGGTCACCTCCAAGCTGCTGGCTACCAG cAAACCTCTGTATTCAGCCCTGGCGGCCTTGGTTCTGGCCTCCATCACCTACCCCCCTGGCGTGGGCCGATTCCTGGCCTCTCGG CTGTCCATGAGAGAGCATCTGGACTCACTGTTCGACAACCACTCGTGGGCGCTGATGACCAGGAACTCATCCCCGCCCTGGCCCCAGGAGCTTGACCCCCAGAACCTGTGGTTTGAATGGTACCACCCGCGCTTCACCATCTTTGGGACCCTCGCCTTCTTTCTGGTTATGAAG TTCTGGATGCTGATTCTGGCCACCACCATCCCGATGCCCGCTGGGTACTTCATGCCCATATTCATCTTCG GAGCTGCCATCGGGCGCCTCATAGGGGAGGCCCTCGCTCTCGCCTTCCCCGAGGGCATCGTGGCCGGAGGGGTCACCAACCCCATCATGCCTGGGGGGTACGCCCTGGCAG GGGCTGCGGCCTTCTCGGGGGCCGTGACCCACACCATCTCCACGGCGCTGCTGGCCTTCGAGCTGACGGGCCAGATCGTACACGCACTGCCCGTGTTGATGGCCGTGCTGGCGGCCAACGCCATCGCCCAGAGCTGCCAGCCCTCCTTCTACGACGGCACCATCATCGTCAAGAAGCTGCCGTACCTTCCATGGATCCGAGGCCGAAAAATCAG ctcccaccGTGTGATTGTGGAGCACTTCATGAACCGTACCATCACCACGCTGGCCAAGGACACGCCGCTGGAGGAAGTGGCCAGGATCGTGACCTCCACAGACATGGCCAAGTTCTTCCTGGTGGAGAGCACAG AGTCTCAGATCCTGGTGGGCACGGTGGGAAGGGCCCACTTGGTGCAGGCACTCCAGGCTGAGTCACCTTCCTGGGCTTCAGGACACCAG cggtGTCTCCAGGACATCTTGGCAGGGGGCTGTCCCCTGGAGCCAGTGACCCTGCAGCTGACCCCGGAGACCTCTCTGCACCAG GCACACAACCTCTTTGAGCTGTTGAACCTTCAGTCCCTCCCTGTGACGTCTCTGGGCAGAGCTGTGGGCTCCGTGTCTTGGGTGGAG TTGAAGAAAGCAATTTCTAACCTGACAAACCCGCCAGCCCCAAAGTGA